The following is a genomic window from Neodiprion pinetum isolate iyNeoPine1 chromosome 3, iyNeoPine1.2, whole genome shotgun sequence.
TCGTACTGTATTTAATAGTTTGATGAAATCGACTTGTTCGATAAAATTTAGGACGTGATTCGCATTAtctgcacttttttttttttaaactcaagCTGCCGATCATTTCCCATTCGccaattttgatgaaaaaattgcattgGTGTTAATTCGTTTGAAAGTATGTACTTGAATATGAATCACAATTGTGGAAactaacaaaatttttgtaaaaaactaATAAACCGCTATGAGGGTGATTGATCAAAGAAAAAGTTTCGTATTCCAGAAATTTTTGACACCCGAAATTTGACGTTCAGCGTTTTGTTTCCTTCTAAGTTGCCAAAACTCGTTTGGAGAATTTAAGTGAAGAATATTACTAGCTATCGTTCTTTCCGGTTTGCTTTTCtcaattctttctttcttattccCATCCACAGGTACTAACATTGTTTAAACTGGTGCCCCACTGATAACGCAATGAAACGCAGGACATTATGAACAACAACTAGGAACCATTCTATCATACACAATGCTCTTTTCATCATTTGCAAGTCCAGCTTACACAAGTCAAATGCATAAATTCTAGTGTCTTTacgtattatttattcattaatttattatttttcatttgaaagtgcgtttcgtttgtttctttctagtcatctcaatttttcatctcatttGCCTTCAATATTGgtacacatattatattacGAATTCGAGAATTAACCCGTTTACTTTCGCAATATATGTAATAACTAGTTACCGATCCGGAATGATGCAGGATTAGTTTTGTCTGGTTTTCATTCTCACAATCGCGTTTGGGGTAAAATATCTTTGCGGTGTATTTATAGACGAAatggattttctttttttttttctttcttttaataACGAATCATTCACTGTGAAATCCATCCATAGTTTGAAACTCAGCATCGTTTCAAGATCACTCACTGTTCTACTTTgtcttttttcagatttttctctctcccgaAAAATCATCCtaacaaaaaatatctgcAAACGTAAAGCGTTTCTCAATATTTATggatttctttcaatttcgcTTAGTCATATTATCTCGAGTGTCCAATCAGTTTCTTGTTCCTTTTTGTccgaaaaaaaagacaacacatataattatatatatatacatatatatataatatatatatatacatatacatatatataaccGACATTTGCGAGATGACGCGCAAGTTGACTGATGTCGAATGGTTAACCAATTACAACCATATATACAAGGAAAATGTTCAGTGTACACGGTATGAATTCACGACATGTTCCGGGTTGatttacgtacgtataaaaaaaaaaagatgaaatgaATCGAATTTGATTGACTTGATGCAGTAgtagttgaaataaaatgttatcCTCGTTATATGTCTATATTTATAGGTACGAACGATGTAACGGGGAAAAACTGGATAACCGTATTATTTCGCCATCTCACGCTAGTAAATTATGCTTTACAATACGAAAAATTagactatacatataatagtATTTCTATTACGACGCattaacaaattatacataatgtTTTTGTACCCTATATAAATCAATCTATTTAAACCTCAAGTTGATTGTTTGCATTTGTGTTGATTGATTCTTTTACGCTTTTATTTTGTGGATGTGTATGTTGTGTGTAAAGTAAACTAGACAAAGCAATACTGCAGATTCGTACCTCGTAATCATTGCCTGGGTTATTCCGACGATGAAAGaatcgaaattaataaaaaaataaaaacaacaatattaataataataatgatagtaataataataataataataataatgtgcaGCTGTACGTCGAATACAGAGAGACAGTTGGTTGACAGATGAATTATATGGGGTATGTGAAAAagttcacgtttttttttctctaaattttattccttcgtgtaaaatttgtaatttgagCTGGCAGACTTGGCTGACCTGCAGGGAACTGAGCGCGCAGTACTACGTCGTTTACTGCGAATATGATAAGTGCGAGCCGCTACGAGAGGCagggatggatggatggatggatagaTGCTGGCTATTTACATCCGATATTTCAGTCTCGGTCAACCATCGGCAAGGCGATTCAACTTTTGTCCGCGCAAATTCGTGCTATTAAACACAAAGCACACAACACCGCGTTTTGCACGCCAAGAGAGGCACGCGCCGGGCGCACGCACACACTGCTCCTCCGTGCCACAAAATTCGACTCCGCGTGACACTTTCTCACGTCAGTATGTAGCGCTGTATTATCTAGAAAATAAGAGAGAGCAAAAAAGGAATAGtacgaaaacgaaaattcaaaattgtgaaaaacaataaaattcgaatCTAATTGGTAAATACTCCATGACAGTATCGAAAATCTAAGTACACATTCGAAGAGATCCTGGCAAATTGTTGACGATTAATGAATTctgtcgaataatttttcaatcatatttgaaacccgacaaATGAAAAGCTGGCACAAGAATACGAGTGCCGTTTTATAAAGAATCAGTGAACGCTACCTGTATAATGCAATATTTGTTACTCAACACTCGTTCTCAGCGGTCTTTTATACCATTTccgttaaaagaaaaaagcgaTCACATTATAAACAAGGAATATTCAAGGGGGGTCTGATAAATGTATACAGTTTTGATATATACCTGCATGCAGATGTGCTAAAGCTTGTCTTGAAATAGAAAGAGATTGTTGGTGGCTGCTACTGCGACAACATTTTCAGACGGATGCCACGCCGTATGAAGAATCTTTTTATTAAAGTCCAGACAATCTACACTAATCTCATCCTTCTTACGTTTACCACCGGTGCATACCTGTAACAGATATTCCCACGTTATTAACATAATTTTCTATTGGACGATGACAAAGAACTTACCACCGTGTGACTAAACATTGAATTACAAAACGAACCTTGCGTGGCTTGAGCAGTGTCTTAGGCTTGGCTATATCTCGTGCTGCTTCCAATGTTAGGTCTCGCTTCGTAGAGCGGTCAAAtactctgaaaaaattattgtaggAGCCCGTCATGATGGCTGAGTCGTTGCCGCTCCAACAACACTCAAATTTGTCAAATATGCAGTCATTCTCGTACAACGAACACAGCTTAGACCTGAGATAGTCGTGGACCtaaacaaaagaagaaaaattacgaataagCATAGAACTAAGCACGCAATGAATAAAGATTCAAAACGACAGAGGGTTATATTGAGATTGTTGAAGTATACAAtgataaattagaaaaaagaaaatagataaataaataaccgaCAATAAACGTACATAGTAACACTCTATTGGCTTCGTTTCCATGTGCAGGTCCCAGACCTTGACACTAAGGTAGTCCCTGGAGATCATATATCTACCAGAATTGCTAAGCTTGACGTCGCTGATGCTGGATATTATCTCAGAGAAAAAACTCCTGTTTGTCGGATCCTCGGGCTCTTCAAAAAGTTTGCTGTGCCGATCGCATAGCGCAGCTGCTCTCATGTCGCATAGCCTAATGGTACCTTTGCTACTGCTGTAAACTAAGAGGTTGCACTCGGCTGGATGAAATTCAGCGGCAGTTATAACTTCTGTCAGCTCTTCCATGTTGGTCGGTTTAATATCTACGATGTCTGTTTATTGTGTGGTTAGGAAAAAATACTAGAGATTGATATTGATTTGTTGCTCCTACGGTTTAAAATTTACACCTGCTGTtacggttattttttttttttttttcgcttttcttgtgggaaaaaagaaaggataCTGAAGCTCTGATCGGTGATTTCAAGATGCCAGAGATTTATTCTAAGATCATCGGCGCTGAGATATGTCTCCTGGTCACTATTAACACTGATACTGTTTATATGGTAGGTGTGCGCATTAGCAAATATCCGTCTAGGTGATGCTTCGACCATTAGCTCCATTGGTTTTATGGTAGGTAcctggggaaaaaaatttattaaatcacATGTCTCAATTATGTGCTTATGTTCTTGCATAAAATTCATCACTTCATTGATGGTTTGTAATAGAAATCTGACCTCAGGAAAAGTGTGAAATTCCTTTGTTCTATACTTATTGTCAATTactattttgataaaatagaCATGTTTATACACCAGCTTATCGTTGGACAATATCTACCTTTCTATAATTTACGATCAATTATTCTGTTAATGCGAGGATTTCGCATTATCAAACGAGCATTCCCTTCTCAATCGACATTCTGCCGATGCAGTATTTTGTCGCGTGATGATGAGTTGAGAAAGGCGAATTACATGCTAATCCGATATTACAATGTTTGAAAAGTACTATGCACGTTCTAAAAataggtaaaataaaaaataggaGATAATTCTGCatgaaaagaattatttttaattggaaTAAGATGATGGTGTaacgtatttatattatactaatGTGATGCGCATACTTGACCTCTGCGCACGTGCCAGGCAAACGCGCTTTCCTACATCCTGATGTCTCATAATTTGTCATGCTGAGAATTTAGATGCAGGAAGACTTTGTGAcagttattgttttgtttttcgtacTTTGGCTTTAACATGTAAATTTCGTtacagaaaattaatttaaatgcACATGACTAAtaagattgaaataaaatcgcaTAACGTGCAAGTACTTTTTTACCAAGCTACCAGAATGTCGCTACGGaagagaacagtttttaaagtttttcaattttcgtctCTGTATCAATGCTTGTGataacgagaagaaaaaaacaaaacttgcTTCAATTAACGTTCAGTCGACAAATTAAGACTATTCACTCAATTGTTCGCTGGCATGTGTATACTTTAGTTTTTTTTGGCAAGTTTACATTTCTGGCCCACGAACGGAATGccgatttatttttacaacccCAACTGAAATTATGCGATGTGTCTGAAAGCAATTTTCGGTTGGACCGTAGAAagtaatgaaaagaaaataatagcTTGTAGAAAGAGACTAGGTTGAATTCTTACCCTGAGAGCCGTAATACAAGCTGGATCCTTAATAGCCCCATTTTCCTCCTTAGTATTATACCCTTCGACCCTCTTGTCTCTCTCGCTGACCTTCCATAATTTGATTGTTTTGTCGTTTGTTGATAGTAGAAAGTGTGCAGGATTCTTCCTCTTTAACCatctgattttatttattttttcttctatctcTAATGATTTTAAGTAATCGAACTCAGGTTCGTGACTTTGGAAGGTACTGTATACGTTGTACTCGCCTCTTCGAGGTATACTGTTTTTACTCTGCACATCGGAGAATGAACAAAAATAGAACAAAGAccatattaataaaaaaaaaaaaaaaaaaaaaaaaaagaaaatagtagacaactttcaacgattgatcattttaattataaaatcgtaTTTATAACGaggctgaagctagcagccaaacgtctgattttcattcgaataagCAGGTGATgttagaaaaacaaaatttttttgcaataccCTGAACCAATAatacttttatagaattaCGGAGATAAAACCAAATTGCATTTTTCCAATTCCAATAAGTTTAACACGTTTGGCTGTTAACTCTGGCTGTTAGCTTCAGGTTCGCGCGCCTATAGTTGGATGGTAATATTAAAAAGAAGGTCACGGCTTGCCaaggagaaaaggaaatatATGCAAAATGAGGGAACCTTTGTAGCAAAACTAATGTCTATATTCCGATGTCAGCTTCCTTATTATATCGATGTAGCGCAGTTCTTTGATCGTAAAAATCTATAAGTGATGATTGAACAGGTTAGTGCCACGGTAAGGATAACGGTATCTTTTACGGTCCTACTATTTCAAGAGTGTAATGAGACAATGAAGAATCGGTAATAAGGTGTTggtatattttcaaacagttcTCTGAATGGCTTTGCTACATTAAAAGTATGTGTATAAACTTTTTAAGGAGTAGATGTTGAATGGAATTCAAGATTTCAGGTGGGCGGAATTTTGATTACTTTTATACCAAGTAAAAGATAAATTggggagtttttttttttttcccaggAAAATACAATAGTGGTATTATTGCTCTGATCGTTTGGTACATTATCCTGCACACGGgacaatgaaaatatgttaagccattattttgtacaaatttgaaattagtgGAACAGCATGTATTTACATaagaatatgaagaaaaaGCTTGAATACCTCATAGATTTATTTTGGATTTACATATCGATATTCTGGTTATGATGAAACACTCTGATTTTAGTACACTTTCGCGGATCactgttcaattttttcacctgaCATCGGTCATATAAATTACGCAGTCCAATAATCGGTACAATTTACTATAGTTTTCTAAGTTGAGCTAGGTAAGtctgatcgtttttttttatttcgagcTGAGAAGTGCGGATGTTAGCATGGTCAAATTTACATACAATAATAGAATCGAAATATCTTACACGGATATGAACATTTAATATTCAACTCACAATCGGATCCCTCTGAAAAATGACGACTCGTCCTCCTTTGTCACCGGTCGCAAGAAGGTCCCCATCGTGATTAAACTCGACACATGAGATTATGTCAGCTGGAAAACAACAATATCATAATGAAGGTTTTTGTGCTCTCATGGTCGTTTGcagcagaatttttttcagaacaaGTGAACaagtgaaatattataaaccGAATCGTTGCACAAAGGACATTGCTCATcattttgtttgaatttcaaGTAATGTGCACACGttttaattctatttttgTATTACTCCTGATGAAGTATTGTGCAAGTTAGATAAGAGTCGCTTCGCATACCAAATTTGATAAGATAAAAGCGATagactgaaaaataaaaaaaagtaactgcGCGATTGAAAAACATAGATACAAAATAAGAAAGCGAAGAAAACGTAATCACGATAACCTTGCACTACGTACGTGTGGACAACGTGGCACGAGAGTTAAGCAGGGAGATAAAACAATTTGTATCATAGAtagaaatacaaattttaGAAAACAACCGACAATGAACGTTAGTACCTACCGCGCGTAGGTACAAGCGACATCCTAACATCGGATTATTTGTATCTCTCAAATCTAACGCTCGTTACATGCAGATGTGACATTTCGTTAGATGCCAACGGAACGAACTTGCGTTCAATAGTCATTGAGTGAGTGCGACGACGAGATGCAAcaaacgagaaatgaaaagagaaggagggataataatataagtgtgtataaataaactCTAGCGACGGTATCACTCACCTTCCGTAACGTCGTCTTCGAGAGTTCCCTTGACTTGCGAGAAGCACCACTGTATATCACCGTTGCCTGTAATGGAGCATGCGCATGTATGTATCAAAGAAAACCACCTTGCATGAGTATTGAACAACTTCTGTTTACATAGCACTGTACGTGTATCTATAtgcatcattatcattatctcTCTGTATAGGCATTGTAATAATGATCCGGAGAATGAGTTTCTTGTATTAGCAATAAATTGTAATagagaataaaatatgaaaaaaaatatatgaaaattgCCTTCTTCAAATGTAACAATGGAATATTTACAATGCAATGGTAAGTTAGCATCAAGAGAAAttggaacgaaaaaaaaaatctatacatatacacacatatatataatacgtatgaAAATGACTATAATCAAAGAAAAGAGCAACAACAATCATCCTACTTGACGGTTCTCCgctatccattttttttttgtttgtttatttttgtttgtttctctaCCACGTTTTCGTCTGTTTcgtagtttatttttttgttttttatttgtttcgtGGCGTAGCCGACGAAAACATTTAGTTTCGCGGAAGATCTGGATCGGATGCAAGCGGAGAATTatgtagtagtagtagtagtagcgtagtagaagaagaagaacaagaggAAGGAGAAGCAGcggcaacagcagcagcagcaacagcagtaGAAGCGGCACACCAGCGTCAACACACGCGAGCACAGGTGCCCGTCaaatggtaaattttttttatttttctcgggTTACAATCAAATACCGAGTAGGGCAGGCCCGTTATGCAAAAAACGCGGTTTTTCTCGTGAGTTGCGACGGGACGATTGCATCAAGGATTTCGGCCAGTGGTTTATTACTATTTAAACAAACGCGACAGAGCAACGCACcacctgaaaatatttcctGTATTATAGTTTACTATTTAAAAACAGCGTATTAAACGCGCAGCCGAGcgttctctctcgctctctttctctctctctctctctccaacaTTCGGCGATAAGGTGACGGAGGGAAAAAAACCCTGCGTGAAAGCTCCGAGAGACGGAGTGAGTCCTATCTACTTACCGGCCATTTCGGCAaccggattttttttcacacacgcGTATTCTATTTGTTACAATTGTTGGGACAGAAGGGCGGCCTGTATACCCGATAATCACTCGATAATAACCCGATGCTCGCGGATCCCTGTCACATATTAATACGGTGCCGAATATTCAACGACGTTCAATGGCGGAACTCACGAGTGTGCATAACAACTATCGGTACGTACGATGACGTCACGCCACCTTTGATTCGTTCCTCCGTTCTATTCGTTCCTCGGCCgccgccgctgctgctgctgttgctgttgctgccaCGGGCCAAACCACGGTGTTCTTCGACCACTCGCGCCATCTTCTCATCCTCACTTTTTTCACACGAACTTTCACGAACTTTCACGAGGTTCCGTCAGCCCGCGCTTTTCGAACCGAATGCGCGTTATCGCCACCGTTTACCGAAGACTGTTAACCCTTTCATGCCtacatttttccttacattcgattcacttgaaattttgcacacATGTgcttttggggtcgctgattacgaatatgaacttgaaattcgaaaattcaatatgCCAGATCTAAGGTGGCGGGCAAACAtacgacatttttttctttacgtaTATTAAGTTTGGTCTAAAATTGGCAATCGAATTCTCATGATGGATTAGCAGAAAATGCtgtttttcgtgaaaaaaatacaaatttcattCGCTTCCTTACACCTCCGATTTCTCCAAtgcataaataaatgaattttatatctttatttgacctaaaaatatttcagggacGATGTGGATCCAAAAAACTCTGTAGTTTTTA
Proteins encoded in this region:
- the tws gene encoding protein phosphatase PP2A 55 kDa regulatory subunit isoform X4 — translated: MDSGEPSSNGDIQWCFSQVKGTLEDDVTEADIISCVEFNHDGDLLATGDKGGRVVIFQRDPISKNSIPRRGEYNVYSTFQSHEPEFDYLKSLEIEEKINKIRWLKRKNPAHFLLSTNDKTIKLWKVSERDKRVEGYNTKEENGAIKDPACITALRVPTIKPMELMVEASPRRIFANAHTYHINSISVNSDQETYLSADDLRINLWHLEITDQSFNIVDIKPTNMEELTEVITAAEFHPAECNLLVYSSSKGTIRLCDMRAAALCDRHSKLFEEPEDPTNRSFFSEIISSISDVKLSNSGRYMISRDYLSVKVWDLHMETKPIECYYVHDYLRSKLCSLYENDCIFDKFECCWSGNDSAIMTGSYNNFFRVFDRSTKRDLTLEAARDIAKPKTLLKPRKVCTGGKRKKDEISVDCLDFNKKILHTAWHPSENVVAVAATNNLFLFQDKL
- the tws gene encoding protein phosphatase PP2A 55 kDa regulatory subunit isoform X3, producing MKNPSGIMRQSSLTKLGSMINTAVNKRSGNGDIQWCFSQVKGTLEDDVTEADIISCVEFNHDGDLLATGDKGGRVVIFQRDPISKNSIPRRGEYNVYSTFQSHEPEFDYLKSLEIEEKINKIRWLKRKNPAHFLLSTNDKTIKLWKVSERDKRVEGYNTKEENGAIKDPACITALRVPTIKPMELMVEASPRRIFANAHTYHINSISVNSDQETYLSADDLRINLWHLEITDQSFNIVDIKPTNMEELTEVITAAEFHPAECNLLVYSSSKGTIRLCDMRAAALCDRHSKLFEEPEDPTNRSFFSEIISSISDVKLSNSGRYMISRDYLSVKVWDLHMETKPIECYYVHDYLRSKLCSLYENDCIFDKFECCWSGNDSAIMTGSYNNFFRVFDRSTKRDLTLEAARDIAKPKTLLKPRKVCTGGKRKKDEISVDCLDFNKKILHTAWHPSENVVAVAATNNLFLFQDKL
- the tws gene encoding protein phosphatase PP2A 55 kDa regulatory subunit isoform X6, with the translated sequence MAGNGDIQWCFSQVKGTLEDDVTEADIISCVEFNHDGDLLATGDKGGRVVIFQRDPISKNSIPRRGEYNVYSTFQSHEPEFDYLKSLEIEEKINKIRWLKRKNPAHFLLSTNDKTIKLWKVSERDKRVEGYNTKEENGAIKDPACITALRVPTIKPMELMVEASPRRIFANAHTYHINSISVNSDQETYLSADDLRINLWHLEITDQSFNIVDIKPTNMEELTEVITAAEFHPAECNLLVYSSSKGTIRLCDMRAAALCDRHSKLFEEPEDPTNRSFFSEIISSISDVKLSNSGRYMISRDYLSVKVWDLHMETKPIECYYVHDYLRSKLCSLYENDCIFDKFECCWSGNDSAIMTGSYNNFFRVFDRSTKRDLTLEAARDIAKPKTLLKPRKVCTGGKRKKDEISVDCLDFNKKILHTAWHPSENVVAVAATNNLFLFQDKL
- the tws gene encoding serine/threonine-protein phosphatase 2A 55 kDa regulatory subunit B beta isoform isoform X1, which translates into the protein MNTRGRLRSVSVDHSNCCDNVSAGASFNRGPPIKNPKISHDTERNFRNGDIQWCFSQVKGTLEDDVTEADIISCVEFNHDGDLLATGDKGGRVVIFQRDPISKNSIPRRGEYNVYSTFQSHEPEFDYLKSLEIEEKINKIRWLKRKNPAHFLLSTNDKTIKLWKVSERDKRVEGYNTKEENGAIKDPACITALRVPTIKPMELMVEASPRRIFANAHTYHINSISVNSDQETYLSADDLRINLWHLEITDQSFNIVDIKPTNMEELTEVITAAEFHPAECNLLVYSSSKGTIRLCDMRAAALCDRHSKLFEEPEDPTNRSFFSEIISSISDVKLSNSGRYMISRDYLSVKVWDLHMETKPIECYYVHDYLRSKLCSLYENDCIFDKFECCWSGNDSAIMTGSYNNFFRVFDRSTKRDLTLEAARDIAKPKTLLKPRKVCTGGKRKKDEISVDCLDFNKKILHTAWHPSENVVAVAATNNLFLFQDKL
- the tws gene encoding serine/threonine-protein phosphatase 2A 55 kDa regulatory subunit B beta isoform isoform X2, which translates into the protein MESFPHGLKAPLTRNGPLFSSLEELHEKLTQLLGNGDIQWCFSQVKGTLEDDVTEADIISCVEFNHDGDLLATGDKGGRVVIFQRDPISKNSIPRRGEYNVYSTFQSHEPEFDYLKSLEIEEKINKIRWLKRKNPAHFLLSTNDKTIKLWKVSERDKRVEGYNTKEENGAIKDPACITALRVPTIKPMELMVEASPRRIFANAHTYHINSISVNSDQETYLSADDLRINLWHLEITDQSFNIVDIKPTNMEELTEVITAAEFHPAECNLLVYSSSKGTIRLCDMRAAALCDRHSKLFEEPEDPTNRSFFSEIISSISDVKLSNSGRYMISRDYLSVKVWDLHMETKPIECYYVHDYLRSKLCSLYENDCIFDKFECCWSGNDSAIMTGSYNNFFRVFDRSTKRDLTLEAARDIAKPKTLLKPRKVCTGGKRKKDEISVDCLDFNKKILHTAWHPSENVVAVAATNNLFLFQDKL
- the tws gene encoding protein phosphatase PP2A 55 kDa regulatory subunit isoform X5; this translates as MHTRNGDIQWCFSQVKGTLEDDVTEADIISCVEFNHDGDLLATGDKGGRVVIFQRDPISKNSIPRRGEYNVYSTFQSHEPEFDYLKSLEIEEKINKIRWLKRKNPAHFLLSTNDKTIKLWKVSERDKRVEGYNTKEENGAIKDPACITALRVPTIKPMELMVEASPRRIFANAHTYHINSISVNSDQETYLSADDLRINLWHLEITDQSFNIVDIKPTNMEELTEVITAAEFHPAECNLLVYSSSKGTIRLCDMRAAALCDRHSKLFEEPEDPTNRSFFSEIISSISDVKLSNSGRYMISRDYLSVKVWDLHMETKPIECYYVHDYLRSKLCSLYENDCIFDKFECCWSGNDSAIMTGSYNNFFRVFDRSTKRDLTLEAARDIAKPKTLLKPRKVCTGGKRKKDEISVDCLDFNKKILHTAWHPSENVVAVAATNNLFLFQDKL